One genomic segment of Aliarcobacter cibarius includes these proteins:
- a CDS encoding methyl-accepting chemotaxis protein: MTIGRKFTLTNVVVTVIVLIVGFFILNKYKNDLRDEIYSDVIVNLNSLSELRIGSKLDVGISNATSIANDSNIQEALNLKDRDLAIKTIGSLSSKMKEQTPFKNIQIHIHTSDNHSFLRSWKPSEFGDDLSSFRPSVVKVNSEKKAINGFEIGNDGLSLRAVVPIFKDKNYVGSLEFMQGINSVANDFDKEGRGFLLLMDSNLATSKIKEEDKLNNYLISQKFRNDNFMLDVKTIDFIKLLNDKFFISANYFYTYIDVKDFSGKKLGIALVAEPIQNVEQSISQASNIIYAALIILTLALLFTMINTLLSMKRNILTPILNLKNTIDEIKNNSSETTRIEVKSNDEIGDVVTSFNQYLDSIEKGLIQDQKVIDEAKDIIEKVNAGLFNDSIKGKAHSKRVNSLVDEINSMIRKTQGNLTLVSESLVALSHAKFDHKVPSISNVTGVIASLLSGIKVTQSSINEIMCLIEKSTIDLTMSSKELATASRSLSESSNIQAASLEETAAAIEEISSTISRSSENASNMAKYAQNVTKSTNLGIDLARQTAVSMDEINKEVLQINEAISIIDNIAFQTNILSLNAAVEAATAGEAGKGFAVVAGEVRNLATRSADAANEIKKIVEAATLKAKNGKTITSNMIEGFNELKENIDTTIKLIEDVATASKEQQQAMSQINDTVNSLDQATQKNAILATTINDMAAKTSQLAVSLDETIHQTSFDKDAHKRICDGSMIIEINKLKSDHINFKNYNFSVCKEGEISTVTGSKECNLGKWMAANANEEFAKTNEWQILIESHNLVHKLMQDTIVLYSESKPNSDIFAVTNEIEKHTDIVFDMLNRIREINCQNLQN, translated from the coding sequence ATGTAATTGTAAATTTGAATTCATTAAGTGAACTTAGAATTGGTTCAAAGCTTGATGTAGGTATATCAAATGCAACTTCAATAGCAAATGATTCAAATATTCAAGAGGCTCTTAATTTAAAAGATAGAGATTTAGCTATTAAAACAATTGGTAGTTTAAGTTCAAAAATGAAAGAACAAACGCCTTTTAAAAATATTCAAATACATATTCATACATCAGATAATCATTCATTTTTAAGATCTTGGAAACCTTCAGAATTTGGTGATGACTTAAGTTCATTTAGACCAAGTGTTGTAAAAGTAAATAGTGAGAAAAAAGCTATAAATGGTTTTGAAATTGGTAATGATGGATTAAGTTTAAGAGCTGTTGTTCCTATTTTCAAAGATAAAAATTATGTGGGTTCTTTAGAATTTATGCAAGGAATTAATTCTGTTGCTAATGATTTTGATAAAGAAGGAAGAGGTTTTCTACTTCTAATGGATAGTAATCTAGCTACTTCTAAAATAAAAGAAGAAGATAAATTAAATAATTATTTAATTTCGCAAAAGTTTAGAAATGATAATTTTATGCTAGATGTAAAAACTATTGATTTTATTAAACTTTTAAACGATAAATTTTTCATTTCAGCAAATTATTTTTATACATATATTGATGTTAAAGATTTTTCTGGTAAAAAATTAGGAATAGCTTTAGTTGCAGAGCCTATACAAAATGTTGAACAATCTATTTCTCAAGCATCAAATATTATCTATGCGGCTTTAATTATTTTAACATTAGCTTTATTATTTACTATGATAAATACACTACTTAGTATGAAAAGAAATATATTAACTCCTATATTAAATTTAAAAAATACAATTGATGAAATTAAAAATAATTCATCAGAAACTACAAGAATAGAAGTTAAATCAAATGATGAAATAGGAGATGTTGTTACAAGCTTTAATCAATATTTAGATTCAATTGAAAAAGGTTTAATTCAAGATCAAAAAGTAATTGATGAAGCAAAAGATATTATTGAAAAAGTAAATGCGGGATTATTTAATGATAGTATAAAAGGAAAAGCTCATTCAAAAAGAGTTAATTCTTTAGTTGATGAAATTAATAGTATGATTAGAAAAACTCAAGGGAACTTAACATTAGTTAGTGAGTCTTTAGTTGCTCTTTCTCATGCAAAATTTGATCATAAAGTTCCTAGTATTTCTAATGTAACAGGTGTTATTGCATCATTATTAAGTGGAATTAAAGTTACTCAATCTAGTATAAATGAGATTATGTGTTTAATTGAAAAATCAACTATAGATTTAACAATGAGTTCTAAAGAGTTAGCGACAGCTTCTAGAAGTTTAAGTGAATCTTCAAATATTCAAGCAGCAAGCCTTGAAGAAACAGCTGCTGCTATTGAAGAGATAAGTTCGACAATTTCAAGAAGCAGTGAAAATGCTTCAAATATGGCTAAATATGCTCAAAATGTTACAAAATCTACAAATTTAGGAATAGATTTAGCTAGACAAACAGCAGTTTCTATGGATGAAATAAATAAAGAAGTCTTACAAATAAATGAAGCTATATCAATTATTGATAATATTGCATTCCAAACAAATATTCTTTCATTAAATGCAGCAGTAGAAGCAGCAACAGCAGGAGAAGCTGGAAAAGGATTTGCTGTTGTTGCTGGTGAGGTTAGAAATTTAGCAACAAGAAGTGCTGATGCTGCAAATGAAATTAAGAAAATAGTTGAAGCAGCAACTTTAAAAGCTAAAAATGGAAAAACAATAACTTCAAATATGATTGAAGGTTTTAATGAATTAAAAGAAAATATTGATACTACTATTAAGTTGATAGAAGATGTTGCAACTGCTAGTAAAGAACAACAGCAGGCTATGAGTCAAATAAATGATACAGTAAATAGTTTAGATCAAGCAACACAAAAAAATGCAATCTTAGCAACAACAATCAATGATATGGCTGCAAAAACATCTCAATTAGCAGTTAGTTTGGATGAAACAATTCATCAAACAAGTTTTGATAAAGATGCACATAAAAGAATTTGTGATGGAAGTATGATTATTGAAATAAATAAATTAAAATCTGATCATATAAATTTTAAAAATTATAATTTCTCTGTTTGTAAAGAAGGTGAAATATCAACAGTTACAGGTTCAAAAGAGTGTAACTTAGGAAAATGGATGGCAGCAAATGCAAATGAAGAATTTGCAAAAACTAATGAGTGGCAAATATTAATAGAATCTCATAATTTAGTTCATAAATTAATGCAAGATACTATTGTTTTATATTCTGAATCAAAACCAAATAGTGATATTTTTGCAGTTACAAATGAGATAGAAAAACATACTGATATTGTATTTGATATGTTGAATAGAATAAGAGAAATAAACTGTCAAAATTTACAAAACTAA
- a CDS encoding diaminopimelate dehydrogenase has product MNNQIKVAIVGYGNLGRGVELSISKNPDMSLVAVFSRRDPQSVTTINTPVYSINNILEFKDKIDVLILCGGSKDDLPIQGPQFAEHFNVVDSYDNHAEIPQYFASVDKVASKNKKVGMISIGWDPGMFSINRLFGEALLPDGDTYTFWGKGLSQGHSDAIRRVEGVKAGVQYTIPSTSAIEKVRSGSRPTLTTKEKHARECFVVLKDGADAKKVENEIKTMPNYFEPYDTTVNFISQEEFDKNHNTMPHGGFVIRSGISSTGVNQVIEYSLKLDSNPEFTASVLVAYARATYRLAQKGDFGAKTAFDVAPNLLSPKTSLELITEIL; this is encoded by the coding sequence ATGAATAATCAAATTAAAGTTGCGATTGTTGGATATGGGAATTTAGGAAGAGGTGTTGAGCTTTCTATTTCAAAAAATCCTGATATGAGTTTAGTGGCTGTTTTTTCAAGAAGAGATCCACAAAGTGTAACTACTATAAACACTCCAGTTTATTCAATAAATAACATTTTAGAATTTAAAGATAAAATCGATGTTTTAATTTTATGTGGTGGTTCAAAAGATGATTTACCTATTCAAGGACCACAATTTGCTGAACATTTCAATGTTGTTGATAGCTACGATAACCATGCAGAAATTCCTCAATATTTCGCAAGTGTTGATAAAGTAGCATCAAAAAATAAAAAAGTAGGGATGATTTCAATTGGATGGGATCCAGGAATGTTTTCTATAAATAGATTATTTGGTGAAGCTTTATTACCAGACGGAGATACTTATACATTCTGGGGTAAAGGTTTAAGTCAAGGACATTCTGATGCAATTAGAAGAGTTGAAGGTGTAAAAGCTGGTGTTCAATACACAATTCCATCAACTAGTGCAATAGAAAAAGTAAGAAGTGGAAGTAGACCAACTTTAACTACAAAAGAGAAACATGCAAGAGAGTGTTTTGTAGTATTAAAAGATGGAGCAGACGCTAAAAAAGTAGAAAATGAAATAAAAACTATGCCAAATTACTTTGAACCATATGATACTACTGTAAATTTCATATCTCAAGAAGAGTTTGATAAAAACCATAATACTATGCCTCATGGTGGGTTTGTAATTAGAAGTGGAATCAGTAGTACAGGAGTTAATCAAGTAATTGAATATTCATTAAAACTTGATAGTAATCCAGAATTTACTGCAAGTGTTTTAGTTGCGTATGCTAGAGCTACTTATAGATTGGCACAAAAAGGTGATTTTGGAGCAAAAACAGCTTTTGATGTAGCACCAAATTTACTTTCACCAAAAACTTCTTTAGAATTAATAACTGAAATTTTATAA